One Cricetulus griseus strain 17A/GY chromosome 5, alternate assembly CriGri-PICRH-1.0, whole genome shotgun sequence genomic window carries:
- the Wiz gene encoding protein Wiz isoform X9, protein MEGVLAGGLAAPDHPRGPERLPGPAPREDIEGGTDAAEGEGDIFRSAHYLPITKEGPRDILDGRSGISDGQPHPGLSEALPRATSATHRISSCYWDGDSLDFQPGSPPPHLLGPFPASLDVQGSWEHPMVQEAGEGIRSEQSFEDSVIVRTMKPHAKLKGSRKFLRHQGELKFLEKYPSSHHKLDWLQDANEQGPLKDAGLHLDLPAQPPTVTSFRRVIVPVDDTPKTLAMEFMGTREDLEDFAGLAQPSEWGLHTSASEVATQTWTVNSEASVERLQPLISPVPTEPYLCELLQEVADGVDSHEEEEEEEEPAVFPCIECSIYFKHKEHLLEHMSQHRRAPGQEPPAELAPLACSECGWAFTEPTALEQHWQLHQASREKIIEEIQKLKRFPGDEGREARLQCPKCVFGTNSSRAFMQHAKLHMREILPNQQAKAPFRGGSPVIDVSTLVCPSYGDSSGLNTCIYCSFTAPSKNLLREHIRLIHAHAHWEEDGEAFEEILTSQPGTSQDTHIHFPDSVTTDYFSKSEPLLASMWQENPAGYDPGLAFGPDCQQAGMRDFSLLNSGQQPLGKLAFPSPMASASYPIQLNRNKSAVHLQRMDNKSRPWSDEEEEEDEDVVLTSEMDFTSENGAFPSPAITSLIPQSALELKQTFQDALQAAEASQDQQQQLQGMVPVVLVAKLRPQVMATASQASPKLTPEELGLGSNHPLDFLVIDTPLGDPLGLDTLLEGDPAMALKHEERKCPYCPDRFHNGIGLANHVRGHLNRVGVSYNVRHFISAEEVKAIERRFSFQKKKKKVANFDPGTFSLMRCDFCGAGFDTRAGLSSHARAHLRDFGITNWELTISPINILQELLATSAAELPPSPLDHEPSVPPGSFLTSRRPRLPLTMPFPPTWAEDPGPIYGDAQSLTTCEVCGACFETRKGLSSHARSHLRQLGVAESESSGAPIDLLYELVKQKGLPDAPLGLPPSLTKKSNSPKELVAGATRPGLLSLAKPMDAPAVNKAIKSPPGFSAKGLAHPSSSPVLKKAPLTLAGSPTPKNPEDKSPQLSLSPRPTSPKAQWSQSEDEGPLNLTLDSDGGRELDCQLCGAWFETRKGLSSHARAHLRHLGVSDPDAKGSPIDVLHGLIRRDGIQIRLPPGRGALAQLGRPPSASTALSLLPPPPPAKKAKLKASGMAIPWGKQDLSAAGIFWASDVEPSPLNLSSGPEPTRDIRCEFCGEFFENRKGLSSHARSHLRQMGVTEWYVNGSPIDTLREILKRRTQSRPGGHLHPPGPSPKTLAKVVGSGGPGSSLEAHSPSDLHISPLAKKLPPPPGSPLGHSPTASPPPTARKMFSGLATPSLPKKLKPEQMRVEIKREMPPGSLHGEPHPPEGPWGTPREDLAPLNLSSRAEPVRDIRCEFCGEFFENRKGLSSHARSHLRQMGVTEWSVNGSPIDTLREILKKKSKLCLIKKEPPAGDLAPALAEDGSPTAAPGAMHSPLPLSPLASRPGKPGAGPTQVPRELSLSPISGAKPSATSYMGSVATKRPLQEDHFLPAEVKTKTYIQTELPFKAKTLHEKTSHSSTEACCELCGLYFENRKALASHARAHLRQFGVTEWCVNGSPIETLSEWIKHRPQKAGAYRSYIQGGRPFTKKFRSAGHGRDSDKRPPLGLAPGGLSLVGRSAGGEPGPEAGRAADSGERPLATSPPGTVKSEEHQRQNINKFERRQARPPDASAARGGEEANDLQQKLEEVRQPPPRVRPVPSLVPRPPQTSLVKFVGNIYTLKCRFCEVEFQGPLSIQEDWVRHLQRHILEMNFSKADPPPEEPQAPQAQTAAVEAP, encoded by the exons ATGGGCAGCCCCATCCTGGCCTCAGCGAAGCCCTCCCCCGTGCCACCTCCGCTACCCATCGGATCAGCAGCTG CTACTGGGATGGAGACAGCCTGGACTTTCAGCCGGGCTCCCCACCACCCCATCTTCTGGGTCCCTTCCCTGCATCCCTTGATGTTCAGGGGTCTTGGGAGCACCCCATGGTCCAGGAGGCCGGGGAGGGCATCCGGTCTGAGCAGAGTTTCGAGGACTCAGTTATTGTGAGAACTATGAAACCCCATGCCAAGCTCAAGGGCTCTAGAAAGTTCTTGCGCCACCAGGGTGAACTGAAGTTCTTAGAGAAATACCCTTCAAGCCACCACAAGCTTGATTGGCTCCAAGATGCAAATGAGCAGGGGCCCCTGAAGGATGCAGGGTTACACCTGGACCTCCCTGCCCAGCCACCAACTGTCACTTCCTTCAGGAGGGTAATTGTGCCAGTGGATGACACTCCCAAGACACTGGCCATGGAGTTTATGGGTACCAGAGAGGACCTAGAGGACTTTGCGGGACTGGCCCAGCCTTCTGAGTGGGGTCTCCATACATCAGCCTCAGAAGTGGCCACACAGACCTGGACAGTGAATTCCGAAGCATCTGTGGAGCGACTGCAGCCACTAATATCCCCAGTCCCAACAGAGCCTTACCTGTGTGAACTGTTGCAGGAAGTAGCTGATGGGGTGGACAGtcatgaggaggaggaggaggaggaagagccagCTGTGTTTCCATGCATCGAGTGCAGCATCTACTTCAAGCACAAGGAGCACCTCCTAGAACACATGAGCCAGCATCGCCGCGCACCAGGCCAGGAGCCCCCAGCTGAACTGGCGCCACTGGCCTGTAGCGAATGTGGCTGGGCCTTCACAGAGCCTACTGCCCTGGAGCAGCACTGGCAACTGCACCAGGCTTCCCGGGAGAAGATTATTGAAGAAATCCAAAAGCTGAAGCGATTCCCAGGCGATGAGGGCCGTGAGGCACGGCTGCAATGCCCCAAGTGTGTCTTTGGCACCAATTCCTCTAGAGCCTTCATGCAACATGCCAAGCTGCATATGCGTGAGATACTACCCAACCAGCAGGCCAAGGCACCTTTCAGGGGTGGCAGCCCAGTCATAGATGTTAGCACCCTTGTCTGTCCCTCCTATGGAGACTCCTCAGGCCTCAATACCTGCATCTACTGTAGTTTCACAGCACCTAGCAAGAATCTGCTCAGGGAGCACATAAGGCTAATACATGCCCATGCCCACTGGGAGGAAGATGGTGAGGCCTTTGAGGAGATCCTCACTAGCCAGCCAGGTACTAGCCAAGATACACACATCCACTTCCCTGACAGTGTCACCACAGACTATTTCAGCAAATCTGAGCCTCTCTTGGCCTCTATGTGGCAGGAGAACCCTGCCGGATATGACCCAGGACTAGCCTTTGGCCCAGACTGTCAGCAAGCAGGCATGAGAGATTTCTCTCTGTTAAACTCAGGCCAGCAGCCTCTTGGAAAGCTGGCCTTTCCTTCCCCTATGGCATCTGCTTCCTACCCCATACAGCTCAATAGAAACAAAAGTGCTGTCCACCTTCAGAGAATGGACAACAAGAGTCGCCCTTGGAGTgacgaggaggaggaagaagatgaagatgtaGTGCTGACTTCTGAAATGGATTTTACTTCTGAAAATGGGGCCTTTCCATCCCCAGCCATCACAAGCCTCATCCCTCAATCAGCCCTAGAGTTGAAGCAGACTTTCCAGGATGCCCTGCAGGCTGCTGAGGCCTCACAGGATCAGCAACAGCAGCTCCAAGGAATGGTGCCCGTTGTTCTGGTGGCGAAGCTTAGGCCACAAGTCATGGCCACAGCCAGCCAAGCATCCCCAAAGCTGACACCTGAGGAACTAGGATTGGGAAGCAACCACCCCCTGGACTTCCTGGTCATAGATACACCTTTGGGTGATCCACTGGGTCTGGACACACTCCTAGAAGGTGATCCAGCCATGGCTCTAAAGCATGAGGAGCGGAAATGCCCCTACTGTCCTGATCGTTTCCACAATGGCATCGGGCTAGCCAACCATGTCCGAGGCCACTTGAACCGTGTGGGTGTCAGCTACAATGTTCGGCATTTCATCTCTGCAGAGGAGGTGAAGGCTATTGAACGcaggttttccttccagaagaagaagaaaaaag TGGCTAACTTCGACCCGGGCACCTTTAGCCTGATGCGATGTGACTTCTGTGGGGCTGGTTTCGATACCCGGGCCGGCCTTTCCAGTCATGCCCGGGCCCACCTGCGTGACTTTGGCATCACCAACTGGGAGCTTACCATCTCACCCATCAACATCCTGCAAGAGCTGCTGGCCACCTCAGCAGCTGAGTTGCCCCCAAGTCCCCTGGACCATGAGCCTAGTGTGCCACCTGGAAGCTTCCTGACTTCACGACGGCCACGCTTGCCTCTCACCATGCCCTTCCCACCCACCTGGGCTGAGGACCCTGGGCCAATCTACGGAGATG CTCAGAGCCTGACTACCTGTGAGGTCTGCGGTGCCTGCTTTGAGACACGAAAGGGCCTGTCCAGCCACGCACGTTCACATCTGCGGCAGCTGGGGGTCGCAGAGTCAGAAAGTAGTGGTGCTCCCATTGACCTTCTCTACGAGCTGGTGAAGCAGAAGGGCCTGCCCGACGCTCCCCTTGGGCTGCCCCCCAGCCTGACCAAGAAGTCCAACTCACCAAAGGAGTTGGTTGCTGGGGCCACTAGgcctggcctgctcagcctggccAAACCTATGGATGCCCCCGCTGTCAACAAAGCCATCAAATCACCTCCAGGCTTCTCAGCCAAGGGCCTGGCCCACCCATCCAGCTCTCCAGTTCTCAAGAAGGCCCCACTGACTCTGGCAGGATCTCCTACACCCAAGAATCCTGAGGACAAGAGCCCCCAACTATCCCTGAGCCCCCGGCCGACCTCCCCAAAGGCACAGTGGTCCCAGTCTGAGGATGAAGGGCCTCTGAATCTCA CTTTAGATAGTGACGGGGGCAGAGAGCTGGACTGCCAGCTGTGCGGTGCCTGGTTTGAGACCCGCAAGGGCCTGTCCAGCCACGCCCGCGCTCACCTGCGCCACCTGGGCGTCAGCGACCCGGATGCCAAGGGATCCCCCATAGACGTGCTCCACGGGCTCATCAGGAGGGACGGCATCCAGATCCGCCTCCCACCCGGGCGGGGAGCCCTGGCCCAGCTGGGGCggcctccttctgcctccacggccctctccttgctccctcccccACCGCCGGCCAAGAAGGCCAAGCTGAAGGCCTCGGGTATGGCCATCCCCTGGGGGAAGCAGGACCTCTCGGCCGCCGGCATTTTCTGGGCCTCTGATGTGGAGCCATCTCCTCTCAACCTCT cTTCAGGCCCAGAGCCAACAAGAGACATCCGATGTGAATTCTGTGGTGAGTTCTTTGAGAACCGTAAGGGCCTGTCCAGCCATGCGCGCTCCCACCTGCGCCAGATGGGAGTGACTGAGTGGTATGTGAACGGCTCGCCCATTGACACACTGCGGGAGATATTGAAGAGACGGACCCAATCCAGGCCAGGTGGACACCTCCACCCACCAGGGCCTAGCCCAAAAACCCTAGCCAAGGTGGTGGGTAGCGGAGGTCCTGGCAGCTCATTAGAAGCTCACAGTCCCTCGGATCTTCACATCTCACCCCTGGCCAAGAagttgccaccaccaccaggcagtCCCCTGGGCCATTCACCaactgcttctcctcctcccacGGCCCGGAAGATGTTCTCAGGCCTTGCTACTCCTTCCCTGCCCAAGAAACTGAAGCCTGAACAAATGAGAGTGGAGATCAAGAGGGAGATGCCGCCAGGGTCCCTTCATGGGGAACCACACCCACCTGAGGGCCCCTGGGGCACCCCTCGAGAAGACTTGGCTCCTTTGAACCTGT CATCCAGGGCAGAGCCAGTGCGTGACATCCGTTGCGAGTTCTGTGGTGAGTTCTTCGAGAACCGCAAGGGCCTGTCCAGCCATGCGCGCTCCCACCTGCGCCAGATGGGTGTGACTGAGTGGTCTGTGAACGGCTCGCCCATTGACACACTGCGGGAGATCCTGAAGAAGAAGTCCAAGCTGTGCCTCATCAAGAAAGAGCCTCCAGCTGGAGACCTGGCTCCTGCCCTGGCTGAGGATGGCTCCCCCACAGCAGCTCCTGGGGCCATGCATTCCCCACTGCCTCTCTCACCCCTGGCTAGCCGGCCTGGAAAGCCAGGAGCTGGGCCAACCCAGGTTCCCCGGGAGCTCAGCCTGTCACCCATCTCGGGGGCTAAGCCCTCAGCCACCAGCTATATGGGCTCAGTGGCAACCAAACGGCCCCTACAGGAAGACCACTTCCTCCCAGCAGAGGTCAAGACCAAGACCTACATCCAGACTGAACTGCCCTTCAAGGCAAAGACTCTCCATGAGAAGACCTCCCACTCCT CCACCGAGGCCTGCTGTGAGCTTTGTGGCCTTTACTTTGAAAATCGCAAAGCCCTAGCCAGCCATGCGAGGGCGCACCTTCGGCAGTTCGGTGTGACGGAGTGGTGTGTCAATGGCTCTCCCATCGAGACTCTGAGTGAGTGGATCAAACACCGGCCTCAGAAAGCGGGCGCCTACCGAAGCTACATCCAGGGTGGCCGCCCCTTTACCAAGAAGTTCCGCAGTGCTGGCCATGGCCGTGACAGTGACAAGCGGCCACCCCTAGGGCTGGCACCTGGGGGCCTGTCCCTGGTTGGCCGAAGTGCTGGGGGGGAGCCAGGGCCTGAGGCTGGCAGGGCAGCTGACAGTGGTGAACGGCCTCTGGCAACCAGCCCACCTGGGACCGTGAAGTCAGAGGAGCACCAACGGCAGAATATTAACA AATTTGAACGCAGACAAGCCCGACCCCCAGATGCCTCTGCAGCTCGGGGTGGTGAGGAGGCCAATGACCTGCAACAGAAGCTGGAAGAAGTGCGGCAACCCCCACCCCGGGTCCGACCAGTCCCTTCCCTGGTGCCTCGCCCCCCCCAAACATCACTGGTCAAGTTTGTGGGGAACATCTATACCCTCAAGTGCAG GTTCTGTGAAGTGGAATTCCAGGGCCCACTCTCCATCCAGGAAGATTGGGTGCGGCATTTACAGCGGCACATCCTGGAGATGAACTTCTCCAAAGCAGACCCTCCGCCTGAGGAGCCCCAGGCGCCACAGGCACAGACAGCCGCTGTCGAGGCGCCCTAA
- the Wiz gene encoding protein Wiz isoform X12: MEGVLAGGLAAPDHPRGPERLPGPAPREDIEGGTDAAEGEGDIFRSAHYLPITKEGPRDILDGRSGISDGQPHPGLSEALPRATSATHRISSCYWDGDSLDFQPGSPPPHLLGPFPASLDVQGSWEHPMVQEAGEGIRSEQSFEDSVIVRTMKPHAKLKGSRKFLRHQGELKFLEKYPSSHHKLDWLQDANEQGPLKDAGLHLDLPAQPPTVTSFRRVIVPVDDTPKTLAMEFMGTREDLEDFAGLAQPSEWGLHTSASEVATQTWTVNSEASVERLQPLISPVPTEPYLCELLQEVADGVDSHEEEEEEEEPAVFPCIECSIYFKHKEHLLEHMSQHRRAPGQEPPAELAPLACSECGWAFTEPTALEQHWQLHQASREKIIEEIQKLKRFPGDEGREARLQCPKCVFGTNSSRAFMQHAKLHMREILPNQQAKAPFRGGSPVIDVSTLVCPSYGDSSGLNTCIYCSFTAPSKNLLREHIRLIHAHAHWEEDGEAFEEILTSQPGTSQDTHIHFPDSVTTDYFSKSEPLLASMWQENPAGYDPGLAFGPDCQQAGMRDFSLLNSGQQPLGKLAFPSPMASASYPIQLNRNKSAVHLQRMDNKSRPWSDEEEEEDEDVVLTSEMDFTSENGAFPSPAITSLIPQSALELKQTFQDALQAAEASQDQQQQLQGMVPVVLVAKLRPQVMATASQASPKLTPEELGLGSNHPLDFLVIDTPLGDPLGLDTLLEGDPAMALKHEERKCPYCPDRFHNGIGLANHVRGHLNRVGVSYNVRHFISAEEVKAIERRFSFQKKKKKVANFDPGTFSLMRCDFCGAGFDTRAGLSSHARAHLRDFGITNWELTISPINILQELLATSAAELPPSPLDHEPSVPPGSFLTSRRPRLPLTMPFPPTWAEDPGPIYGDAQSLTTCEVCGACFETRKGLSSHARSHLRQLGVAESESSGAPIDLLYELVKQKGLPDAPLGLPPSLTKKSNSPKELVAGATRPGLLSLAKPMDAPAVNKAIKSPPGFSAKGLAHPSSSPVLKKAPLTLAGSPTPKNPEDKSPQLSLSPRPTSPKAQWSQSEDEGPLNLTSGPEPTRDIRCEFCGEFFENRKGLSSHARSHLRQMGVTEWYVNGSPIDTLREILKRRTQSRPGGHLHPPGPSPKTLAKVVGSGGPGSSLEAHSPSDLHISPLAKKLPPPPGSPLGHSPTASPPPTARKMFSGLATPSLPKKLKPEQMRVEIKREMPPGSLHGEPHPPEGPWGTPREDLAPLNLSSRAEPVRDIRCEFCGEFFENRKGLSSHARSHLRQMGVTEWSVNGSPIDTLREILKKKSKLCLIKKEPPAGDLAPALAEDGSPTAAPGAMHSPLPLSPLASRPGKPGAGPTQVPRELSLSPISGAKPSATSYMGSVATKRPLQEDHFLPAEVKTKTYIQTELPFKAKTLHEKTSHSSTEACCELCGLYFENRKALASHARAHLRQFGVTEWCVNGSPIETLSEWIKHRPQKAGAYRSYIQGGRPFTKKFRSAGHGRDSDKRPPLGLAPGGLSLVGRSAGGEPGPEAGRAADSGERPLATSPPGTVKSEEHQRQNINKFERRQARPPDASAARGGEEANDLQQKLEEVRQPPPRVRPVPSLVPRPPQTSLVKFVGNIYTLKCRFCEVEFQGPLSIQEDWVRHLQRHILEMNFSKADPPPEEPQAPQAQTAAVEAP; encoded by the exons ATGGGCAGCCCCATCCTGGCCTCAGCGAAGCCCTCCCCCGTGCCACCTCCGCTACCCATCGGATCAGCAGCTG CTACTGGGATGGAGACAGCCTGGACTTTCAGCCGGGCTCCCCACCACCCCATCTTCTGGGTCCCTTCCCTGCATCCCTTGATGTTCAGGGGTCTTGGGAGCACCCCATGGTCCAGGAGGCCGGGGAGGGCATCCGGTCTGAGCAGAGTTTCGAGGACTCAGTTATTGTGAGAACTATGAAACCCCATGCCAAGCTCAAGGGCTCTAGAAAGTTCTTGCGCCACCAGGGTGAACTGAAGTTCTTAGAGAAATACCCTTCAAGCCACCACAAGCTTGATTGGCTCCAAGATGCAAATGAGCAGGGGCCCCTGAAGGATGCAGGGTTACACCTGGACCTCCCTGCCCAGCCACCAACTGTCACTTCCTTCAGGAGGGTAATTGTGCCAGTGGATGACACTCCCAAGACACTGGCCATGGAGTTTATGGGTACCAGAGAGGACCTAGAGGACTTTGCGGGACTGGCCCAGCCTTCTGAGTGGGGTCTCCATACATCAGCCTCAGAAGTGGCCACACAGACCTGGACAGTGAATTCCGAAGCATCTGTGGAGCGACTGCAGCCACTAATATCCCCAGTCCCAACAGAGCCTTACCTGTGTGAACTGTTGCAGGAAGTAGCTGATGGGGTGGACAGtcatgaggaggaggaggaggaggaagagccagCTGTGTTTCCATGCATCGAGTGCAGCATCTACTTCAAGCACAAGGAGCACCTCCTAGAACACATGAGCCAGCATCGCCGCGCACCAGGCCAGGAGCCCCCAGCTGAACTGGCGCCACTGGCCTGTAGCGAATGTGGCTGGGCCTTCACAGAGCCTACTGCCCTGGAGCAGCACTGGCAACTGCACCAGGCTTCCCGGGAGAAGATTATTGAAGAAATCCAAAAGCTGAAGCGATTCCCAGGCGATGAGGGCCGTGAGGCACGGCTGCAATGCCCCAAGTGTGTCTTTGGCACCAATTCCTCTAGAGCCTTCATGCAACATGCCAAGCTGCATATGCGTGAGATACTACCCAACCAGCAGGCCAAGGCACCTTTCAGGGGTGGCAGCCCAGTCATAGATGTTAGCACCCTTGTCTGTCCCTCCTATGGAGACTCCTCAGGCCTCAATACCTGCATCTACTGTAGTTTCACAGCACCTAGCAAGAATCTGCTCAGGGAGCACATAAGGCTAATACATGCCCATGCCCACTGGGAGGAAGATGGTGAGGCCTTTGAGGAGATCCTCACTAGCCAGCCAGGTACTAGCCAAGATACACACATCCACTTCCCTGACAGTGTCACCACAGACTATTTCAGCAAATCTGAGCCTCTCTTGGCCTCTATGTGGCAGGAGAACCCTGCCGGATATGACCCAGGACTAGCCTTTGGCCCAGACTGTCAGCAAGCAGGCATGAGAGATTTCTCTCTGTTAAACTCAGGCCAGCAGCCTCTTGGAAAGCTGGCCTTTCCTTCCCCTATGGCATCTGCTTCCTACCCCATACAGCTCAATAGAAACAAAAGTGCTGTCCACCTTCAGAGAATGGACAACAAGAGTCGCCCTTGGAGTgacgaggaggaggaagaagatgaagatgtaGTGCTGACTTCTGAAATGGATTTTACTTCTGAAAATGGGGCCTTTCCATCCCCAGCCATCACAAGCCTCATCCCTCAATCAGCCCTAGAGTTGAAGCAGACTTTCCAGGATGCCCTGCAGGCTGCTGAGGCCTCACAGGATCAGCAACAGCAGCTCCAAGGAATGGTGCCCGTTGTTCTGGTGGCGAAGCTTAGGCCACAAGTCATGGCCACAGCCAGCCAAGCATCCCCAAAGCTGACACCTGAGGAACTAGGATTGGGAAGCAACCACCCCCTGGACTTCCTGGTCATAGATACACCTTTGGGTGATCCACTGGGTCTGGACACACTCCTAGAAGGTGATCCAGCCATGGCTCTAAAGCATGAGGAGCGGAAATGCCCCTACTGTCCTGATCGTTTCCACAATGGCATCGGGCTAGCCAACCATGTCCGAGGCCACTTGAACCGTGTGGGTGTCAGCTACAATGTTCGGCATTTCATCTCTGCAGAGGAGGTGAAGGCTATTGAACGcaggttttccttccagaagaagaagaaaaaag TGGCTAACTTCGACCCGGGCACCTTTAGCCTGATGCGATGTGACTTCTGTGGGGCTGGTTTCGATACCCGGGCCGGCCTTTCCAGTCATGCCCGGGCCCACCTGCGTGACTTTGGCATCACCAACTGGGAGCTTACCATCTCACCCATCAACATCCTGCAAGAGCTGCTGGCCACCTCAGCAGCTGAGTTGCCCCCAAGTCCCCTGGACCATGAGCCTAGTGTGCCACCTGGAAGCTTCCTGACTTCACGACGGCCACGCTTGCCTCTCACCATGCCCTTCCCACCCACCTGGGCTGAGGACCCTGGGCCAATCTACGGAGATG CTCAGAGCCTGACTACCTGTGAGGTCTGCGGTGCCTGCTTTGAGACACGAAAGGGCCTGTCCAGCCACGCACGTTCACATCTGCGGCAGCTGGGGGTCGCAGAGTCAGAAAGTAGTGGTGCTCCCATTGACCTTCTCTACGAGCTGGTGAAGCAGAAGGGCCTGCCCGACGCTCCCCTTGGGCTGCCCCCCAGCCTGACCAAGAAGTCCAACTCACCAAAGGAGTTGGTTGCTGGGGCCACTAGgcctggcctgctcagcctggccAAACCTATGGATGCCCCCGCTGTCAACAAAGCCATCAAATCACCTCCAGGCTTCTCAGCCAAGGGCCTGGCCCACCCATCCAGCTCTCCAGTTCTCAAGAAGGCCCCACTGACTCTGGCAGGATCTCCTACACCCAAGAATCCTGAGGACAAGAGCCCCCAACTATCCCTGAGCCCCCGGCCGACCTCCCCAAAGGCACAGTGGTCCCAGTCTGAGGATGAAGGGCCTCTGAATCTCA cTTCAGGCCCAGAGCCAACAAGAGACATCCGATGTGAATTCTGTGGTGAGTTCTTTGAGAACCGTAAGGGCCTGTCCAGCCATGCGCGCTCCCACCTGCGCCAGATGGGAGTGACTGAGTGGTATGTGAACGGCTCGCCCATTGACACACTGCGGGAGATATTGAAGAGACGGACCCAATCCAGGCCAGGTGGACACCTCCACCCACCAGGGCCTAGCCCAAAAACCCTAGCCAAGGTGGTGGGTAGCGGAGGTCCTGGCAGCTCATTAGAAGCTCACAGTCCCTCGGATCTTCACATCTCACCCCTGGCCAAGAagttgccaccaccaccaggcagtCCCCTGGGCCATTCACCaactgcttctcctcctcccacGGCCCGGAAGATGTTCTCAGGCCTTGCTACTCCTTCCCTGCCCAAGAAACTGAAGCCTGAACAAATGAGAGTGGAGATCAAGAGGGAGATGCCGCCAGGGTCCCTTCATGGGGAACCACACCCACCTGAGGGCCCCTGGGGCACCCCTCGAGAAGACTTGGCTCCTTTGAACCTGT CATCCAGGGCAGAGCCAGTGCGTGACATCCGTTGCGAGTTCTGTGGTGAGTTCTTCGAGAACCGCAAGGGCCTGTCCAGCCATGCGCGCTCCCACCTGCGCCAGATGGGTGTGACTGAGTGGTCTGTGAACGGCTCGCCCATTGACACACTGCGGGAGATCCTGAAGAAGAAGTCCAAGCTGTGCCTCATCAAGAAAGAGCCTCCAGCTGGAGACCTGGCTCCTGCCCTGGCTGAGGATGGCTCCCCCACAGCAGCTCCTGGGGCCATGCATTCCCCACTGCCTCTCTCACCCCTGGCTAGCCGGCCTGGAAAGCCAGGAGCTGGGCCAACCCAGGTTCCCCGGGAGCTCAGCCTGTCACCCATCTCGGGGGCTAAGCCCTCAGCCACCAGCTATATGGGCTCAGTGGCAACCAAACGGCCCCTACAGGAAGACCACTTCCTCCCAGCAGAGGTCAAGACCAAGACCTACATCCAGACTGAACTGCCCTTCAAGGCAAAGACTCTCCATGAGAAGACCTCCCACTCCT CCACCGAGGCCTGCTGTGAGCTTTGTGGCCTTTACTTTGAAAATCGCAAAGCCCTAGCCAGCCATGCGAGGGCGCACCTTCGGCAGTTCGGTGTGACGGAGTGGTGTGTCAATGGCTCTCCCATCGAGACTCTGAGTGAGTGGATCAAACACCGGCCTCAGAAAGCGGGCGCCTACCGAAGCTACATCCAGGGTGGCCGCCCCTTTACCAAGAAGTTCCGCAGTGCTGGCCATGGCCGTGACAGTGACAAGCGGCCACCCCTAGGGCTGGCACCTGGGGGCCTGTCCCTGGTTGGCCGAAGTGCTGGGGGGGAGCCAGGGCCTGAGGCTGGCAGGGCAGCTGACAGTGGTGAACGGCCTCTGGCAACCAGCCCACCTGGGACCGTGAAGTCAGAGGAGCACCAACGGCAGAATATTAACA AATTTGAACGCAGACAAGCCCGACCCCCAGATGCCTCTGCAGCTCGGGGTGGTGAGGAGGCCAATGACCTGCAACAGAAGCTGGAAGAAGTGCGGCAACCCCCACCCCGGGTCCGACCAGTCCCTTCCCTGGTGCCTCGCCCCCCCCAAACATCACTGGTCAAGTTTGTGGGGAACATCTATACCCTCAAGTGCAG GTTCTGTGAAGTGGAATTCCAGGGCCCACTCTCCATCCAGGAAGATTGGGTGCGGCATTTACAGCGGCACATCCTGGAGATGAACTTCTCCAAAGCAGACCCTCCGCCTGAGGAGCCCCAGGCGCCACAGGCACAGACAGCCGCTGTCGAGGCGCCCTAA